In Populus trichocarpa isolate Nisqually-1 chromosome 7, P.trichocarpa_v4.1, whole genome shotgun sequence, the following proteins share a genomic window:
- the LOC7469591 gene encoding tetrapyrrole-binding protein, chloroplastic, which yields MAATNSLQSLHHHHSLLKFLPSDTSPPSSLFLKPTTSISTATNISLSLSISTTTTAYSISPATSTAPSTSKTFSLNLLQQHLSNQNFREADEETRRLLIVLAGEAAQKRGYVFFSEVQFIPEQDLKDIDELWKKYSNNKFGYSVQKRIWRQKGNKDFTKFFIKVGWMKKLDTEVEQYNYRSFPNEFIWELNDDTPEGHLPLTNALRGIQLLKNILSHPAFEVDGEVEEDKVEGNENGGLKGLRDSSKPPLSNRVFKTDYSF from the coding sequence ATGGCGGCCACCAACTCTCTACAGTCCCTCCATCACCATCACTCCCTCCTCAAGTTCCTCCCCTCGGACACCTCCCCGCCCTCCTCCCTCTTCCTCAAGCCCACCACCTCCATCTCCACTGCCACTAAcatttctctctccctctctatttCAACAACCACCACTGCCTACTCCATCTCCCCCGCCACCTCCACTGCTCCCTCCACTTCCAAGACCTTCTCCCTCAACCTCCTCCAGCAACACCTCTCCAACCAAAACTTCCGCGAAGCCGATGAGGAAACCCGCAGGCTGCTCATAGTTCTAGCTGGTGAGGCAGCACAGAAACGTGGCTATGTCTTCTTCTCTGAAGTCCAGTTCATACCAGAACAAGACCTTAAAGACATTGATGAACTGTGGAAAAAGTACAGCAACAACAAATTTGGATACAGTGTTCAAAAGAGAATATGGCGACAAAAGGGTAACAAGGACTTCACCAAATTTTTCATCAAAGTTGGGTGGATGAAGAAGCTTGATACCGAGGTTGAGCAATACAACTATAGGTCTTTTCCTAATGAGTTCATTTGGGAGCTTAATGATGATACTCCTGAAGGTCACTTGCCTCTGACAAATGCACTTAGAGGCATACAGTTGCTCAAAAACATTCTTAGCCATCCTGCTTTTGAGGTAGATGGAGAAGTGGAGGAAGATAAGGTTGAAGGCAATGAAAATGGAGGGCTAAAGGGACTGAGGGATAGCTCAAAGCCTCCATTAAGCAACAGAGTATTTAAAACAGATTACAGCTTCTGA